In Ruminiclostridium papyrosolvens DSM 2782, the following proteins share a genomic window:
- a CDS encoding FtsK/SpoIIIE domain-containing protein: MSSSGDKQVEMLGEFIIGFVKGVFDFFVDVSVGIRKLPEKTSNFIFLAINAAIGAAIFYLRNRIAIHVPLQYRMVADIALYFPLAMPLIYLYWKGQDYRNFINTFDKKFESIGFYDKGKHKTRNIKGEWNESKGYPKFIGEKKEGKKVIYSFKSNIPVSEWKARCLDLETVMDCNIIKLEHTKASKQIISLHTIPTHQGLMDFIPWSDDCVSQKDFELVVGVAMLEDVVFDLNKVPHALIAGVTGSGKSVLLRCMLWQCIKKGAKPYMIDFKGGVEFGTLYEQFGEVVTERQRALEILKELVAENTARLNKFREMGVKNLPEYNAIAEKKLCRIVIICDEIAEMLDKTGLGKADKKIYEEIEKEMSTLARLSRATGINMLLATQRPDAKVIPGQIKNNLPIRISGRMVDPQASEMVLGNTKATDMDDTRGRFMYSVGADTFEFQAYAFEDKFLRKGDYKQGEMLTNFDDWDNGPYDEERVYIPCGDDSAAAQECIEESDNNISLETPAKPSNFDNEEGDDELEGF; this comes from the coding sequence TTGTCATCATCAGGAGATAAGCAGGTCGAAATGTTAGGTGAATTTATCATAGGATTTGTAAAAGGTGTATTCGACTTTTTTGTTGATGTTAGTGTGGGGATTCGAAAGTTGCCGGAGAAAACAAGTAATTTCATTTTTCTTGCTATCAATGCTGCCATAGGAGCAGCTATTTTTTATTTAAGAAATAGAATAGCCATTCATGTACCTCTGCAATACAGAATGGTAGCAGATATTGCTTTATATTTTCCGCTCGCAATGCCTTTGATTTATTTATATTGGAAAGGACAGGACTACCGTAATTTTATAAATACATTCGATAAAAAATTTGAATCAATAGGCTTCTATGATAAAGGAAAGCATAAAACAAGGAATATCAAAGGCGAATGGAATGAAAGCAAGGGTTATCCCAAATTTATCGGGGAAAAGAAAGAAGGTAAGAAAGTCATTTACTCCTTTAAAAGCAATATTCCTGTTTCAGAATGGAAAGCCCGATGCCTTGATCTGGAAACTGTAATGGATTGTAACATTATTAAACTGGAACACACAAAAGCATCAAAACAGATAATCAGTTTGCATACAATACCCACACATCAGGGGTTAATGGATTTCATACCATGGTCGGACGATTGTGTAAGCCAAAAGGATTTTGAATTGGTTGTAGGTGTTGCAATGCTGGAGGATGTGGTATTTGATTTGAATAAAGTACCTCATGCTCTGATAGCAGGCGTCACCGGGTCCGGAAAGTCTGTTTTGCTTAGATGTATGCTCTGGCAGTGCATTAAAAAGGGTGCAAAGCCATATATGATAGATTTCAAAGGCGGTGTTGAATTCGGTACGTTATATGAGCAGTTCGGAGAAGTTGTAACTGAGCGCCAAAGAGCACTTGAAATTTTAAAGGAGCTTGTTGCTGAAAATACTGCCAGACTGAATAAGTTCAGGGAGATGGGAGTAAAAAACTTGCCTGAATACAATGCCATAGCAGAAAAGAAGCTCTGCAGAATAGTTATAATTTGTGATGAGATAGCAGAGATGCTGGATAAAACAGGGCTCGGCAAAGCCGATAAGAAAATCTATGAAGAGATTGAAAAAGAAATGTCAACTCTGGCCAGGCTTTCAAGAGCCACAGGCATTAATATGCTGCTTGCTACCCAAAGGCCTGATGCTAAAGTCATACCGGGACAGATAAAAAACAACCTGCCAATAAGAATATCAGGCCGTATGGTAGACCCTCAAGCCTCAGAAATGGTTTTAGGCAATACAAAAGCCACTGATATGGATGATACCCGGGGAAGATTTATGTATTCCGTAGGAGCCGATACATTTGAATTCCAGGCATATGCTTTTGAGGACAAGTTCCTGAGAAAAGGTGATTATAAACAGGGAGAAATGCTTACGAATTTTGACGATTGGGATAACGGACCGTATGACGAAGAAAGAGTATATATACCCTGCGGAGATGATTCCGCTGCAGCACAAGAGTGTATCGAGGAATCTGATAATAATATATCGCTGGAAACTCCGGCAAAACCAAGCAACTTTGATAATGAGGAAGGAGATGATGAACTGGAGGGGTTTTAA
- a CDS encoding tyrosine-type recombinase/integrase codes for MWYIDIEVYDMALKELVSKKKITKDTAVKYLSCINQISKHTDGKIDINTLNAFLVDKLKDERQFSQYVSAIRKYETYVLKQSESILFGQSYINLVNHFKEIPRNTRAAGSGITDETVARKINAIRNEKLKLAFRLQHKSGLRVKEISDLSKEDISFDDNGQITIHIRSGKGRKSRDVHVREDPYLYERLKDFAEKSDDGRLFYSRSYLKQKAAEYGFESHDLRRHNARNRFKDEVSDGQTQRQAKKTVQKELGHETVSTTEIYLKE; via the coding sequence ATGTGGTACATAGACATTGAGGTTTATGATATGGCTCTGAAGGAGCTTGTCAGTAAAAAGAAAATCACCAAGGATACCGCAGTAAAATATTTGTCCTGTATAAATCAGATTAGTAAGCATACTGACGGAAAAATTGATATCAATACATTGAATGCTTTTCTTGTAGACAAGCTGAAGGATGAAAGGCAATTTTCACAGTATGTATCCGCAATAAGAAAATATGAGACATATGTGTTGAAACAATCTGAATCAATCTTATTCGGACAGTCGTACATTAATCTAGTCAATCATTTTAAAGAGATTCCCCGTAATACAAGAGCAGCCGGATCAGGAATAACAGATGAAACGGTGGCTAGAAAAATCAATGCAATCAGAAATGAAAAACTGAAGCTGGCATTCAGACTTCAACATAAAAGTGGTTTACGTGTTAAAGAGATATCTGACCTTTCAAAGGAAGATATCTCTTTTGACGATAACGGGCAAATCACAATACATATAAGAAGCGGAAAGGGACGTAAATCCAGAGATGTCCATGTTCGGGAAGATCCGTACCTGTATGAACGCCTGAAAGATTTTGCTGAGAAGTCCGATGATGGTAGGCTTTTTTACAGCAGATCATATTTAAAACAAAAAGCGGCTGAATATGGTTTTGAGTCGCATGATCTCAGAAGGCATAATGCAAGAAACCGTTTTAAGGATGAAGTAAGTGACGGGCAAACTCAGAGACAAGCCAAAAAGACCGTTCAGAAGGAATTAGGACACGAAACCGTTTCCACAACAGAAATATATTTGAAGGAGTGA